Proteins from one Sphingopyxis terrae subsp. terrae NBRC 15098 genomic window:
- a CDS encoding murein L,D-transpeptidase catalytic domain family protein produces the protein MISGAAAAASVLARSSAGPLAGPMPGREIAAAPLPRPDTQTIRDAALDPQLLRKALAAIDRHAKSIRHRDRIAIVDFSAPSSEPRLHFLDVESGRASRLLVAHGSGSDPHHTGYAERFSNAPGSNASSEGAFVTGDYYVGKHGRSQRLAGLDPTNDHAMERAIVIHGAWYANEDMIAVHGKLGRSQGCFAVGETCLKATFDHLGTGRLLYAARA, from the coding sequence ATGATATCCGGTGCAGCTGCCGCGGCCAGCGTGCTCGCGCGCTCTTCGGCGGGACCGCTTGCAGGTCCGATGCCAGGCCGCGAGATCGCCGCGGCCCCGCTACCGAGACCGGACACGCAGACTATCAGGGACGCCGCGCTCGATCCGCAGCTGCTGCGCAAGGCGCTCGCAGCGATCGACCGCCATGCCAAATCGATCCGGCATCGCGATCGCATCGCAATCGTCGACTTTTCGGCGCCGTCTTCGGAACCCCGGCTTCATTTCCTCGACGTTGAAAGCGGCCGGGCGTCACGCCTACTTGTCGCGCATGGCAGCGGGTCCGATCCGCACCACACCGGCTATGCCGAACGCTTCTCGAACGCGCCTGGCTCGAATGCGTCGAGCGAGGGCGCATTCGTGACCGGCGATTATTATGTCGGCAAGCATGGCCGATCGCAACGCCTCGCCGGTCTTGACCCGACCAACGATCACGCGATGGAGCGTGCGATCGTCATCCATGGCGCCTGGTATGCGAACGAGGACATGATCGCGGTGCATGGCAAATTGGGCCGCAGCCAAGGTTGCTTCGCGGTCGGTGAGACATGTCTGAAGGCGACGTTCGATCATCTCGGCACGGGCCGCCTGCTGTACGCGGCCCGCGCGTAG
- a CDS encoding L,D-transpeptidase family protein, translating to MRYGMIACSLLALSFSLSGCNSSSNSSQSGVTAENARWTDATAKQLRKAIDRRAAHGLDRMRFEVPSNTEDQAALTQSALGYAAALARGASDPAKLSDIYTIPRPDPNLKTGLAEALAKGKVDDWLSGLVPQDDTYRALSKAYLALRKPGDAPAAAIPDAPKPLNPGANDPRIPAIARQLVASDYLERPPAQSETYGPDMVNAVRRMQADYGIKPDGVIGKEALEILNLSDSDRARTLAVAMERMRWLDRNPPANRIDVNLASARLAYWRDGKLADTRKVVVGKPETETPQLGSPIYRLVANPTWTVPRSIQSKEIAGKGSAYLRRNNMMWEDGWIVQKPGPKNSLGLVKFDMQNEHQIYLHDTPAKQLFSEVQRQRSHGCVRVEDALGFAAMLARDEGISTEWEKARAMGKESFVPLPKAIPVRLTYQTVLFDEAGEPVIRADPYGWNDRVSAALGFPASEGHRLRPSGSDVGP from the coding sequence GTGCGTTACGGTATGATTGCCTGTTCGTTGCTTGCCCTTTCCTTCTCGCTTTCCGGATGTAATTCCTCCTCCAACTCCTCCCAATCGGGCGTAACCGCCGAAAATGCCCGCTGGACCGACGCGACGGCCAAACAGCTGCGCAAGGCGATCGATCGCCGCGCCGCGCACGGGCTCGACCGGATGCGCTTCGAGGTGCCCTCGAATACCGAGGATCAGGCCGCGCTCACTCAGAGCGCGCTCGGCTACGCCGCCGCACTCGCCCGCGGCGCGTCCGATCCTGCGAAGCTCAGCGACATCTACACCATCCCGCGGCCGGACCCCAATCTCAAGACTGGCCTCGCCGAGGCGCTCGCCAAGGGCAAGGTCGACGACTGGCTCTCGGGCCTCGTGCCGCAGGATGACACCTATCGCGCGCTCTCGAAGGCCTATCTCGCGCTCCGCAAACCGGGCGACGCCCCGGCGGCGGCCATCCCCGACGCCCCCAAGCCGCTCAATCCCGGCGCGAACGATCCGCGCATCCCCGCGATCGCGCGGCAGCTCGTCGCGTCCGATTATCTCGAGCGACCGCCGGCACAAAGCGAGACCTATGGCCCGGACATGGTGAACGCCGTGCGCCGCATGCAGGCCGATTATGGGATCAAGCCCGATGGCGTGATCGGGAAAGAGGCGCTTGAGATCCTCAACCTCTCCGACAGCGACCGGGCACGGACGCTAGCGGTCGCGATGGAGCGGATGCGCTGGCTCGATCGCAATCCGCCCGCCAATCGCATCGACGTCAATCTCGCCTCGGCGCGGCTTGCCTATTGGCGGGACGGCAAGCTCGCGGACACGCGCAAGGTCGTCGTCGGCAAACCCGAGACCGAAACGCCGCAGCTCGGATCGCCGATCTACCGGCTTGTCGCCAATCCGACCTGGACCGTCCCGCGCTCGATCCAGAGCAAAGAGATCGCAGGAAAGGGGTCCGCCTATCTTCGCCGCAACAATATGATGTGGGAGGACGGCTGGATCGTCCAGAAGCCTGGACCAAAGAATTCGCTCGGGCTCGTCAAGTTCGACATGCAGAACGAGCATCAGATCTACCTTCACGACACGCCAGCGAAGCAGCTGTTCAGCGAGGTGCAGCGCCAGCGCAGTCATGGCTGCGTCCGCGTCGAGGATGCGCTGGGCTTCGCCGCGATGCTTGCGAGGGATGAGGGCATATCGACCGAGTGGGAGAAAGCGCGCGCCATGGGGAAGGAAAGCTTCGTTCCGCTGCCCAAGGCGATACCGGTGCGCCTGACCTATCAGACCGTCCTGTTCGACGAAGCGGGCGAGCCCGTGATCCGCGCCGATCCCTATGGGTGGAACGACCGTGTGTCCGCCGCGCTCGGCTTCCCCGCCAGCGAAGGCCATCGCCTTCGTCCATCGGGGTCAGATGTCGGGCCCTGA
- a CDS encoding DUF1206 domain-containing protein → MNRLRHLETFARAGWCARGVVYCLLAAFALTGAGASDASPQGVFRSVRDMPAGMLLLLLLAAGLALYGAYRLYGAALDSEGRGSDAKGIAIRVGYAASGLAHFVLAWAAARLASGEASSGGREKEAAGMLLDMPLGGTLLGLIGLAFVAAAAQQATKAWTTEFMRDLAPGAPSWVVPVGRAGLAARAVVFAVIGISLVKAGWFGSAGEVKGLGDALSSLTENKWLYPLVAAGLFLFGVHSFVEARWRRIRDEDVVARLKSAAR, encoded by the coding sequence ATGAACAGACTGAGGCACCTCGAGACCTTCGCCCGCGCCGGGTGGTGCGCGCGGGGCGTCGTCTATTGTCTTCTTGCCGCTTTTGCCCTGACCGGCGCGGGTGCTTCGGACGCCAGTCCGCAAGGCGTGTTCCGCTCGGTTCGCGACATGCCGGCGGGCATGCTGCTGCTCCTGCTGCTCGCTGCGGGGCTTGCACTCTACGGCGCCTACCGGCTCTACGGCGCCGCGCTCGACAGCGAAGGCAGGGGCAGCGATGCCAAGGGCATCGCGATCCGCGTCGGCTATGCCGCAAGCGGGCTTGCCCATTTTGTGTTGGCCTGGGCGGCGGCCCGCCTCGCCTCGGGCGAGGCATCCAGCGGCGGCCGTGAGAAGGAAGCGGCGGGAATGCTGCTCGATATGCCGCTGGGCGGCACCCTGCTCGGCTTGATCGGTCTCGCCTTTGTCGCGGCCGCGGCTCAGCAGGCGACCAAGGCCTGGACCACCGAGTTCATGCGCGACCTCGCGCCGGGAGCGCCGTCATGGGTCGTACCCGTTGGACGCGCCGGTCTCGCGGCTCGCGCGGTGGTGTTCGCAGTGATCGGTATCTCGCTCGTCAAGGCGGGGTGGTTCGGATCGGCGGGCGAGGTCAAGGGCCTCGGCGATGCCTTGTCCTCGCTCACCGAGAACAAATGGCTCTATCCGCTCGTCGCCGCGGGCTTGTTCCTGTTCGGCGTGCACAGCTTCGTCGAGGCGCGCTGGCGCCGGATCCGCGACGAGGATGTGGTGGCGCGCCTCAAGTCTGCCGCGCGATAG
- a CDS encoding alpha/beta hydrolase → MMALHVGLRRPRAVAAIVGYSGMLAGTLGLGHDALPKPPVLLVHGTADPVVPIAALHMSESELKRLGIDVTTHISYGVAHSVDPVGLRLGRDFVADAFAHSS, encoded by the coding sequence ATGATGGCGCTCCACGTCGGGCTGCGCCGGCCGCGCGCAGTCGCAGCCATCGTGGGTTATTCTGGGATGCTCGCCGGCACGCTGGGGCTGGGGCATGACGCTCTCCCCAAACCCCCGGTCCTTCTGGTGCACGGAACCGCGGATCCGGTGGTGCCGATTGCCGCGCTCCATATGTCCGAGAGCGAGCTCAAACGTCTCGGGATCGATGTGACGACGCACATCTCTTATGGTGTCGCGCATAGCGTCGATCCCGTGGGCCTGCGCCTTGGGCGAGATTTTGTTGCGGACGCCTTCGCTCACTCGTCCTGA
- a CDS encoding glycine zipper 2TM domain-containing protein, with product MYRFILAANIAAIALVPSVAGARTQSQATCEEQRSTRVVATIGGAAAGGVLGNVVAGRGDKAVGTVVGAAAGAVIANQIAKPTRDCRDAFGYYDDQNRWHATGVNSSDARGYYNREGIWVDGPPNGRYGSDGRWVTYAASSRGEGDYRSGGEWVPASANGYYDRNDTWVPGSAGGRYDDRGRWVGTAASAPQNRRDDAYGYYDTTGAWHATSTARGRATGYYDRDNNWVTGTPNGYYDERRNWIPQREDGTASGSYDGQNRWIPASSAGYYDDNDRWISGAASGHYDPRGRWVAGVTVGHYDMNGRWIAGAANGRRDANGNWVADPHPGYYDRNGRWNAGTTTGYYDARGRWVPTGREGKGSDYGTNRPAILSQLANLDQYVRTARSERTIDNRTAISATRELRSIRTSERAMRHDRMDQLSARNEAALQSRIDRLNLRLRLNPQ from the coding sequence ATGTACAGGTTTATTCTCGCGGCGAATATCGCCGCCATCGCCCTTGTTCCGTCCGTCGCCGGCGCACGAACGCAGTCGCAGGCGACCTGCGAAGAACAGCGCTCGACGCGCGTCGTCGCCACCATCGGTGGCGCGGCAGCCGGCGGGGTGCTCGGTAACGTCGTCGCGGGACGCGGCGACAAGGCGGTCGGCACCGTGGTCGGCGCTGCCGCCGGAGCTGTTATCGCCAACCAGATCGCCAAGCCGACGCGCGATTGCCGCGACGCCTTCGGCTATTACGACGATCAGAATCGCTGGCACGCCACGGGCGTGAACTCCTCAGATGCCCGCGGCTATTACAATCGCGAGGGCATATGGGTCGATGGCCCGCCCAACGGCCGATATGGCAGCGATGGTCGCTGGGTCACTTATGCGGCGTCCAGTCGCGGCGAAGGCGACTATCGATCGGGCGGCGAATGGGTGCCGGCATCGGCGAATGGCTACTACGACCGTAACGACACCTGGGTGCCGGGTTCGGCCGGTGGCCGGTATGATGATCGCGGACGCTGGGTCGGAACGGCTGCCTCCGCACCGCAAAATCGCCGCGACGATGCCTATGGCTATTACGACACCACCGGCGCCTGGCATGCGACCTCAACCGCGCGCGGCCGGGCCACCGGCTATTATGACCGCGACAACAACTGGGTCACCGGAACCCCGAACGGCTATTACGACGAGCGGCGCAACTGGATCCCCCAGCGCGAGGACGGCACCGCGAGCGGCAGCTATGACGGCCAGAACCGGTGGATACCGGCTTCCTCGGCGGGCTATTATGATGACAATGATCGCTGGATATCCGGTGCGGCGAGCGGCCATTACGATCCGCGCGGTCGCTGGGTAGCGGGCGTGACCGTCGGCCATTATGACATGAACGGTCGCTGGATTGCCGGTGCTGCGAACGGACGCCGCGATGCAAACGGCAATTGGGTCGCCGATCCGCATCCGGGCTATTATGATCGCAACGGCCGATGGAACGCCGGCACGACGACCGGTTATTATGACGCCCGTGGGCGCTGGGTTCCTACCGGGCGCGAGGGCAAGGGCAGCGACTATGGGACGAACCGTCCCGCTATTCTCTCGCAGCTCGCCAACCTCGACCAATATGTCCGCACCGCCCGGTCGGAGCGCACGATCGACAACCGGACGGCCATCAGTGCCACCCGCGAGCTGCGATCCATTCGAACCAGCGAGCGAGCCATGCGGCATGACCGGATGGATCAGTTGTCGGCACGCAACGAAGCCGCGCTGCAATCGAGGATTGATCGCCTGAATCTTCGCCTGCGGCTCAACCCGCAGTAA
- a CDS encoding tyrosine-type recombinase/integrase, which produces MNELIQIGPISPLRQRLIDDMTMRRFSKETQRNYLRDVGRFATWLGRSPHTASAEDIRQFQIEQRQAGVPAPTMNSIVGALRFFFTHTLDRPDLARKLVRTRQVRKIPVVLTMAEVKRLLDATRSLKHQAALSVAYGAGLRVAEVSALKVSDIDSKRMLLRIERGKGGRYRNDMLPEGLLLLLRDWWRAGRQQGILVPDGWLFPGQSAAAPISTRQLYRVIVEAAEAADIDKRVGPHILAKRHQLGRCLDRRHHRIELFFAVAVPMD; this is translated from the coding sequence ATGAACGAGCTTATCCAGATTGGCCCGATCAGCCCGCTGCGCCAGCGGCTGATCGACGACATGACCATGCGCCGCTTCTCGAAGGAGACGCAGCGTAACTATCTGCGCGACGTCGGGCGGTTCGCGACCTGGCTGGGGCGCTCGCCCCACACCGCCAGCGCCGAGGATATCCGGCAGTTCCAGATCGAGCAGCGACAGGCGGGCGTCCCGGCGCCGACCATGAACAGCATTGTCGGCGCGCTGCGGTTCTTCTTCACGCACACGCTCGACCGCCCCGATCTCGCGCGCAAGCTCGTCCGCACCAGGCAGGTTCGCAAGATCCCGGTCGTGCTGACCATGGCCGAGGTGAAGCGCCTGCTCGATGCAACGCGCTCGCTCAAGCACCAGGCCGCGCTCTCGGTCGCCTATGGCGCGGGCCTGCGCGTCGCCGAGGTGTCGGCGCTGAAGGTCAGCGATATCGACAGCAAGCGGATGCTGCTCAGGATCGAGCGCGGTAAAGGCGGCCGCTACCGCAACGACATGCTGCCCGAAGGCCTGCTCCTGCTCCTGCGCGACTGGTGGCGCGCCGGACGACAGCAAGGCATCCTCGTTCCCGATGGCTGGCTCTTCCCCGGACAGAGCGCCGCGGCTCCGATCAGCACCCGCCAGCTCTACCGCGTCATCGTCGAGGCCGCCGAGGCCGCGGACATCGACAAGCGCGTTGGGCCGCACATCCTTGCCAAGCGCCACCAGCTCGGGCGATGCCTTGACCGCCGACATCACCGCATCGAACTGTTCTTTGCCGTCGCTGTGCCGATGGACTAG
- a CDS encoding site-specific integrase — protein MTRIQNSIRKDGTYYFRRIIRLGNDKPFRIRLSLRTTDHCRARIMTPTLVVKSEALRMSMMQTMNRDGLTADQRAEIFRRQMLRERDRLEAGHAQLQLADLGDQLPEEALETHLDLSEAVSGDLARNGETGPLLVIRIPPEDPETGEEPPIEILTWEDYIGALAGEDANALAPLHLSDLQIPLSPLNLQMAKRIIHQASVQAIREYREIVANPGAVYLPALMAPPAPYVAPAPAPALSAPRPPAADALINATDGSPSPWRTMTPSEAAAAFIEANPRTGGLDGNARKKGPSWTEKTREQFKLPALLLEQIMEGRPLASVTDIDLGKLNAHFNRLHGPSFRKSPKHRTMTIQEIADQTDALVRAKKISEEEIGLGIGTTNRHWGFLRQLTDWFARHHNIVNLDYSAFIIADDRDPRTLRDTYSIEEGRQLFGLAPWSGSASISRRFAPGKTIVHDACYFVPLIAWYTGLRREEICGLELADIEQEDGIWHFNIRDNTVRKLKTKTSNRLVPFADELVRLGLPDYVRAMRDAGETLLFPELTAESGKGTLGDAFYKLHWVKIASRLPFIERGQAMHSFRHTLADELKANMVDQEVRADLVGHKISSETGGRYSKATRLAHLRDAVAKVPVVTEHLEAAPISLLPPAKRRPRRARQHNDLLSN, from the coding sequence ATGACGCGCATCCAAAACAGCATCCGCAAGGACGGAACCTATTATTTCCGCCGCATCATCCGTTTAGGCAACGATAAGCCTTTCCGGATACGCTTGTCGCTTCGGACAACGGACCACTGCCGGGCGCGGATCATGACGCCCACGCTGGTCGTGAAGAGCGAAGCGCTACGCATGAGCATGATGCAGACGATGAACCGCGATGGATTGACCGCCGATCAACGGGCCGAGATTTTTCGGCGTCAGATGCTCCGCGAGCGCGATCGCCTCGAAGCCGGACACGCGCAATTGCAACTCGCCGATCTTGGCGACCAGCTCCCGGAAGAGGCGCTCGAAACCCACCTCGACTTAAGCGAAGCTGTCAGCGGCGACCTTGCGCGCAACGGCGAGACGGGTCCGCTTCTTGTGATCCGTATCCCGCCGGAGGATCCGGAAACGGGCGAAGAACCGCCCATCGAGATATTGACTTGGGAAGACTATATCGGCGCGCTCGCCGGTGAGGACGCCAACGCTTTAGCGCCGCTCCATCTCAGCGACCTGCAAATCCCGCTGTCGCCGCTCAATCTTCAAATGGCCAAGCGCATCATCCACCAGGCCAGCGTTCAGGCGATCAGGGAATATCGCGAGATCGTCGCTAATCCCGGTGCGGTTTACCTGCCAGCCCTCATGGCCCCGCCCGCGCCCTATGTCGCGCCCGCACCGGCGCCGGCCCTGTCGGCGCCACGACCTCCGGCCGCCGATGCGCTTATCAACGCTACCGACGGATCCCCGTCGCCGTGGCGCACAATGACACCGTCCGAAGCCGCAGCTGCCTTTATCGAGGCCAATCCGCGCACCGGCGGTCTTGACGGCAACGCGCGCAAGAAGGGACCGAGTTGGACCGAGAAAACCCGCGAGCAGTTCAAGCTGCCGGCGCTCCTGCTCGAGCAAATCATGGAAGGACGGCCACTCGCCAGTGTGACGGACATCGATCTCGGCAAGCTGAACGCGCACTTTAACCGGCTGCATGGTCCGAGTTTCCGCAAGTCCCCGAAGCATCGAACCATGACGATCCAGGAGATTGCGGACCAGACCGACGCGCTCGTGCGGGCGAAGAAAATCTCTGAGGAGGAAATCGGCCTCGGCATCGGCACGACGAACCGGCATTGGGGCTTTCTGCGCCAGCTCACCGACTGGTTCGCGCGGCATCACAATATCGTGAACCTCGATTATTCCGCCTTTATCATTGCCGATGACCGCGACCCCCGCACGCTCCGCGATACCTATTCCATCGAAGAGGGCAGACAGCTGTTCGGCTTGGCGCCATGGTCGGGGAGCGCGTCGATCAGCCGCAGGTTCGCGCCGGGCAAGACAATCGTCCACGACGCCTGTTACTTTGTGCCATTGATCGCTTGGTATACCGGCCTCAGACGTGAGGAAATTTGCGGGCTGGAGCTGGCCGATATTGAGCAGGAAGATGGCATTTGGCATTTCAATATCCGCGACAACACGGTTCGGAAGCTCAAGACCAAGACATCGAACCGACTCGTTCCTTTCGCGGATGAGCTCGTGCGACTGGGCCTGCCGGACTATGTGAGGGCAATGCGCGATGCCGGGGAGACATTGCTTTTTCCCGAGCTGACCGCCGAGAGTGGCAAGGGAACGCTGGGCGATGCTTTTTACAAGCTGCACTGGGTCAAAATTGCATCGCGCCTACCTTTCATAGAGCGCGGGCAGGCCATGCATTCATTCCGCCACACGCTGGCCGACGAACTCAAAGCCAACATGGTCGATCAAGAGGTGCGCGCTGACCTTGTCGGCCATAAGATCAGCTCCGAAACGGGCGGCCGCTATTCCAAGGCCACGCGCCTCGCACATTTGCGCGATGCGGTGGCAAAGGTGCCGGTGGTTACGGAGCACCTTGAAGCTGCACCGATTTCGCTGCTACCGCCAGCAAAGCGGAGACCTCGCCGAGCGCGCCAGCATAACGATTTGCTCAGTAATTGA
- a CDS encoding DEAD/DEAH box helicase — MFDSRTAALLAAAPDLPGLDASDLPAMLTRHYAALVSQRLEGEETVDVARDEAWPVERIADVYEIVASIEEDEEMRRAAAFVAGTAQQILARRRPQQLSPQNKMLAPAMPVDRDGVDASVAAALLFLSAEQYADAHEAGTAIVELAESRVLPEVGEITRLVRQLARGDLHAITERAARDQKREPTRPPPRRLESRAFTVLLATLSRGIEHLARHMLAIETEDDELEAAQTLFRKVQAYCSSANERSVSGSGLGEPADFRSIGLTVHYAGPAHLASLLLSASRGIAEASLTRLPAPAGADTGFWKRWLGFRAKSTPYVWRNHREAIGRGFEQTGKSAVLVLPTGAGKTTVSVLKIAGTLARGKKVIFLAPTHALVDQLTTDLQALFPADEFQLEISSDFDALLLDDAQLQNIEVMTPERCLAMLSFAPKAFAQVGLLVFDECHLLSPSRKIGRALDSMLCLLAFQAAAPDADLLLLSAMLKNGDELAEWIAELTERPCEAVDLLWKPSRQARGVVVYDADDIDAVESAAVSTQVALDVAKGKKSLGLRAAARRKLVAKPWVLWGLQHNWMRGKPAVSLTRVTDGALELAGNTDGNRIWATPNSNKTAAAIARGACDAGLKTIIFVNTKADAVRTAADIAEHLEAVRLNADDRRLLDAIGLELGDARHAIFGNEGYGAVPHNAAMLRLERMLAEQLFKRRSGAQVIVATPTLAQGLNLPAELAILAGDKRSGDDGEREDLEAHELLNAAARAGRAGHLANGVVLLIPEPLIKFSPGSDLSKKLRNKLRSVLPEDDRCITIVDPLETVLDRVMAGHLEDRDVRYTINRVAALSAADGDAIAPTNLLVRSFAASRARKQDEEATYMAKVGLLWSAARAVVEKVPDEKAVLLASQSGLAIDLLDRLRLRLLADSGALPETIAGWLDWMLDWLKADTDARHDLFVDTQRAINAAIGRHSERAVDLEAIERLRPAAQAWIAGEPLNAIERKLGGNPDGTKTAEWQLGRAREFAGTIVPRSLSFIAGVVARLTEELKLPEQQLTMSPGILQGLSAAIRKGFDTPSKLEYANANRALIGRVEIHRSYKEFWTIIEEDSEDN, encoded by the coding sequence ATGTTTGATAGTCGCACGGCCGCGCTGCTCGCCGCGGCCCCTGATTTGCCCGGGCTCGACGCCAGCGATCTGCCTGCGATGCTGACGCGGCATTATGCGGCATTGGTGTCGCAGCGCCTCGAGGGAGAGGAAACGGTCGACGTCGCGCGCGATGAGGCTTGGCCGGTCGAGCGTATCGCTGACGTGTATGAGATCGTCGCGTCGATTGAGGAGGATGAAGAGATGCGCCGCGCGGCGGCGTTTGTGGCGGGAACCGCCCAGCAGATATTGGCGCGGAGACGGCCTCAGCAGCTTTCGCCGCAGAACAAGATGCTGGCCCCGGCCATGCCGGTGGATCGCGACGGGGTCGATGCTTCGGTGGCCGCGGCATTGCTCTTTTTGTCAGCCGAGCAATATGCCGACGCGCACGAAGCGGGCACGGCGATCGTCGAGCTCGCCGAGTCGAGGGTCTTGCCCGAGGTGGGCGAGATCACGCGTCTTGTGCGACAGCTGGCGCGCGGGGACTTGCATGCGATCACCGAGCGGGCGGCGCGCGACCAGAAAAGAGAGCCTACGCGGCCACCCCCGCGGCGGCTCGAAAGCAGGGCATTCACCGTCCTACTTGCAACCCTGTCTCGGGGTATCGAACACCTCGCGCGTCACATGTTGGCGATCGAGACCGAAGATGACGAACTTGAAGCAGCGCAGACCCTGTTCCGGAAGGTTCAGGCCTATTGCTCTTCCGCTAATGAACGCAGCGTTTCCGGCTCCGGCCTTGGCGAGCCCGCCGATTTCCGATCGATCGGCCTTACGGTTCATTACGCAGGTCCCGCGCACCTCGCATCGCTCCTCCTCTCAGCATCGCGTGGTATTGCCGAAGCCTCTCTTACCCGACTTCCGGCGCCTGCCGGTGCCGATACGGGCTTCTGGAAGCGTTGGCTGGGGTTTCGAGCGAAGAGCACGCCCTATGTCTGGCGCAATCATCGGGAGGCAATCGGGCGAGGCTTCGAGCAAACGGGAAAGTCGGCGGTGCTCGTCCTGCCAACCGGGGCAGGCAAAACGACTGTCAGCGTTCTAAAGATCGCCGGAACTCTAGCGCGCGGAAAGAAGGTCATCTTTCTCGCGCCGACGCACGCGCTTGTCGATCAACTCACGACCGACCTTCAGGCTCTATTCCCTGCCGACGAATTCCAGCTCGAGATTTCCAGTGATTTCGACGCCCTTCTTCTTGACGACGCGCAGCTCCAGAATATCGAGGTCATGACGCCCGAACGCTGTCTCGCGATGCTGTCGTTTGCGCCCAAGGCGTTCGCACAGGTCGGGCTGCTCGTGTTCGACGAGTGCCATCTTCTTAGCCCGTCGCGGAAGATAGGCCGCGCGCTCGATTCAATGCTGTGCCTGCTAGCTTTCCAAGCCGCGGCCCCCGATGCGGACCTTCTTCTCCTTTCGGCAATGCTCAAGAACGGCGACGAGCTTGCAGAGTGGATCGCGGAACTCACCGAGCGACCGTGCGAGGCGGTCGATCTTTTATGGAAACCGAGCCGGCAGGCGCGTGGGGTGGTAGTCTATGACGCGGACGATATCGATGCGGTCGAAAGCGCAGCTGTTTCGACTCAGGTCGCGCTCGACGTGGCCAAGGGCAAAAAGTCCTTAGGGCTTCGCGCGGCGGCGAGGCGCAAGCTTGTCGCAAAGCCTTGGGTGCTGTGGGGCCTGCAGCATAATTGGATGCGGGGAAAACCTGCGGTTAGTCTGACGCGGGTGACCGACGGCGCATTGGAATTGGCCGGGAATACAGATGGCAACCGGATTTGGGCGACGCCGAATTCGAACAAGACCGCGGCTGCAATCGCGCGCGGTGCCTGCGACGCGGGACTGAAGACGATCATTTTCGTCAACACGAAAGCCGACGCGGTTCGCACGGCCGCCGATATTGCCGAGCATTTGGAGGCAGTGCGACTCAATGCGGACGATCGGCGGCTCCTCGATGCAATCGGCTTGGAGCTGGGGGACGCGCGACACGCGATTTTCGGGAACGAGGGGTATGGCGCGGTCCCACATAATGCAGCGATGCTTCGTCTCGAGCGGATGCTGGCTGAACAATTGTTCAAGCGGCGAAGCGGTGCGCAAGTCATTGTGGCGACGCCAACCTTAGCACAAGGCCTCAATCTTCCAGCCGAGCTTGCGATCCTTGCCGGCGACAAGCGCAGCGGTGATGACGGCGAGCGTGAGGATCTCGAAGCGCACGAGCTTCTCAATGCCGCAGCACGAGCCGGACGCGCCGGGCATCTTGCAAACGGGGTTGTCCTTCTCATTCCCGAGCCGCTCATTAAATTCAGTCCGGGGAGCGATCTCAGCAAGAAACTCCGCAACAAGCTTCGATCGGTGCTGCCCGAAGACGATCGGTGCATCACGATCGTCGATCCGCTAGAAACCGTTCTCGATCGTGTGATGGCGGGCCATTTGGAAGATCGGGATGTTCGATACACCATCAACCGCGTCGCGGCGCTCAGCGCAGCCGACGGCGACGCTATCGCGCCAACCAATCTCCTCGTGCGATCTTTTGCAGCCAGTCGCGCCCGTAAGCAGGACGAAGAAGCAACATATATGGCCAAGGTAGGCCTTCTGTGGAGCGCGGCCCGCGCCGTCGTTGAGAAGGTGCCCGACGAGAAAGCGGTGTTGCTGGCTTCACAGAGTGGTCTCGCGATCGATCTGCTCGACAGGCTGCGCCTGCGGCTGCTTGCCGATTCAGGAGCACTTCCCGAAACCATAGCCGGCTGGCTCGACTGGATGCTTGATTGGCTGAAGGCGGACACCGACGCGCGTCACGATCTCTTTGTCGATACACAGCGTGCGATCAATGCGGCCATCGGGCGCCATAGCGAGCGGGCCGTCGATCTCGAAGCGATCGAGCGCCTGCGTCCGGCTGCGCAAGCCTGGATCGCCGGTGAACCGCTCAACGCGATCGAACGGAAGCTTGGTGGCAATCCCGATGGAACGAAAACGGCGGAATGGCAGCTCGGCCGCGCCAGGGAGTTTGCTGGCACCATCGTGCCGCGTAGCCTTTCATTCATCGCGGGCGTTGTTGCTCGCCTCACCGAAGAACTTAAATTGCCGGAGCAGCAGCTGACAATGAGCCCGGGCATATTGCAGGGCCTCTCGGCAGCCATCCGTAAAGGGTTCGATACTCCCTCGAAGCTCGAATATGCGAACGCGAACCGGGCGCTTATCGGCCGCGTTGAAATACATCGTAGCTACAAGGAGTTTTGGACGATCATCGAAGAGGATTCCGAAGATAATTGA